The following are from one region of the Shinella sp. PSBB067 genome:
- a CDS encoding RNA methyltransferase yields MSHDHHGARRVGQVKEVTSLSNPIVKDIKALSDKKHRDETKSFMAEGLKLVIDALELGFEIRTLVYAKNVKDKPQVVQAATKTVARGGLVLEVSEKVLSSITRRDNPQMVIGIFTQRWTSLRDLKPKADETYVALDRVRDPGNLGTIIRTADAAGASGVILIGETTDPYSMETVRATMGSVFALPLVKASPADFLAWKKGAGVSVVATHLAGAVDYRTIDYGKKPVVLLMGNEQAGLPDALAREADALARIPQAGLADSLNLAIATGIMLFEARRHLLTLEDRA; encoded by the coding sequence ATGAGCCACGACCACCATGGAGCCCGCCGCGTCGGTCAGGTGAAGGAGGTCACGAGCCTTTCGAACCCGATCGTCAAGGACATCAAGGCGCTGTCCGACAAGAAGCACCGCGACGAGACGAAGAGCTTCATGGCCGAGGGCCTGAAGCTCGTCATCGACGCGCTGGAACTCGGCTTCGAGATCAGGACGCTGGTCTATGCCAAGAACGTCAAGGACAAGCCGCAGGTCGTGCAGGCCGCGACGAAGACCGTGGCGCGCGGCGGGCTGGTGCTGGAGGTCAGCGAGAAGGTGCTCTCCTCGATCACGCGGCGCGATAACCCGCAGATGGTCATCGGCATCTTCACCCAGCGCTGGACCAGCCTCCGGGACCTGAAGCCGAAGGCCGACGAGACCTATGTGGCGCTCGACCGCGTCCGCGATCCCGGCAATCTCGGCACGATCATCCGCACTGCGGACGCGGCCGGCGCGAGCGGCGTCATCCTGATCGGCGAGACGACCGATCCCTATTCGATGGAGACGGTGCGCGCCACGATGGGCTCGGTCTTCGCCCTGCCTTTGGTGAAGGCGAGCCCGGCCGATTTCCTCGCCTGGAAGAAGGGCGCCGGCGTTTCCGTCGTCGCCACGCATCTTGCCGGCGCGGTCGATTACCGCACCATCGACTACGGTAAGAAGCCCGTCGTCCTCCTCATGGGCAACGAGCAGGCGGGCCTGCCGGACGCGCTCGCCCGCGAGGCCGATGCGCTCGCCCGCATCCCGCAGGCCGGCCTTGCCGATTCGCTGAACCTCGCCATCGCCACCGGCATCATGCTCTTCGAGGCGCGCCGCCACCTCCTGACGCTGGAAGACCGCGCATGA
- the lspA gene encoding signal peptidase II, with product MNDRIPLFSRPVPVVVFILFALLLDQAVKFAVESWLPFQEAVHVVPMLALYRTYNYGVAFSMLSGMEGWVIVTLRLFVVAFVAWLWRQTPKERGLAHAGYAFIIAGAFGNLIDRGLFGYVIDYVLFYTETWSFAVFNLADSFITIGAGLVILDELVVLLRAKR from the coding sequence ATGAACGACCGCATACCGCTTTTCTCCCGGCCGGTGCCGGTCGTCGTCTTCATCCTTTTTGCACTGCTGCTCGACCAGGCGGTGAAGTTCGCCGTGGAAAGCTGGCTTCCCTTCCAGGAAGCCGTGCATGTCGTGCCCATGCTGGCGCTCTACCGCACCTACAATTACGGCGTCGCCTTCTCCATGCTGTCGGGCATGGAGGGCTGGGTCATCGTGACGCTCCGGCTCTTCGTCGTCGCCTTCGTCGCCTGGCTCTGGCGGCAGACGCCGAAGGAGCGGGGCCTTGCCCATGCCGGCTATGCCTTCATCATCGCCGGCGCCTTCGGCAATCTCATCGACCGCGGGCTCTTCGGCTACGTGATCGACTATGTGCTCTTCTACACCGAGACCTGGTCCTTCGCCGTCTTCAACCTTGCCGACAGCTTCATCACCATCGGCGCGGGCCTCGTCATCCTTGACGAGCTCGTCGTGCTGCTTCGCGCGAAACGCTAA
- a CDS encoding hybrid sensor histidine kinase/response regulator, translating to MSEPVKLQNRLKAEFAEAPRHQARTRPGKDAARNARAAETAGTASAPAVESPAAIRSAIAGLGLLFAALVLATGMAAGFYVAAAGLGFAGIAGAAFLLRRPPAAAQEKDDDRSWEHSETSQILSAIHDVLGDIVVMRTLDGRILNANPVLGELTGVADLEGRTCEALGLAFRSQAMAHRYDVDVNTPAGKRIYSWHDVTVRDPASGELVVHSIARDVTEERRAEGERERARQRAEEASAAKSRLLATVSHEIRTPLSGILGMSHLIGQTRLSAEQKNYLAGIRQSGHALVQLVDDLLDFSTIEAGRFQLRPSEEPVRPMLESVVEMLSPRAHEKGIEIGSFVSPDVPGLLIYDAPRLRQVLYNVVGNAVKFTHAGGVSLDTTLDRGAVVVRVTDTGPGMSVEEQARIFEEFEQTGSAAQRSGGTGLGLAISARILREAGGALTLESTPGKGSTFTIRMPVDMRTAKAARGSRKGILAGSLVFVLAPAGPASAALVRTIDALGGVCHLATSTDEAFDLAQRLAGRRAVLTDIIVDNRLAGAFRRDLADLGFFRDAGARRIYLVNPEERGGRAIGNGEGFDSWLIRPLRERSLVEVLRGRMKGIEVRDAINDNRPVLKDLPQQAAAPAAEPVTGARILLAEDDPVNAMLVRSVLERAGHVVRHVPDYPGLVAALAGATEAGPFAADLIVTDFGMPGGDGREMIARIVQRDYGNAPMPVVVLTADSRAGLREELLAVGADAVLAKPADPARLIGEIARLVRRAST from the coding sequence ATGAGCGAACCCGTCAAGCTACAGAACCGGCTCAAGGCCGAATTTGCCGAAGCACCGCGCCATCAGGCCCGCACACGGCCCGGAAAGGACGCGGCACGAAACGCCCGTGCCGCCGAAACCGCGGGCACCGCCAGCGCGCCCGCGGTGGAAAGCCCTGCGGCGATCCGCAGCGCCATTGCCGGCCTCGGCCTGTTGTTCGCCGCGCTGGTGCTCGCCACCGGCATGGCGGCCGGCTTCTATGTCGCCGCCGCCGGCCTCGGCTTTGCCGGTATCGCCGGAGCCGCCTTCCTCCTGCGGCGCCCGCCCGCCGCCGCGCAGGAGAAGGATGACGACCGCTCCTGGGAGCACAGCGAGACCTCGCAGATCCTCTCGGCCATCCACGACGTCCTCGGCGACATCGTCGTCATGCGCACGCTCGACGGCCGTATCCTCAATGCCAATCCCGTTCTCGGTGAGCTCACGGGTGTGGCCGATTTGGAGGGCAGGACCTGCGAGGCGCTCGGCCTTGCCTTCCGCTCGCAGGCCATGGCCCACCGCTATGACGTCGACGTGAACACGCCGGCCGGCAAGCGCATCTATTCCTGGCACGACGTCACCGTTCGCGATCCGGCCTCCGGCGAGCTCGTCGTCCATTCCATCGCCCGCGACGTGACGGAGGAGCGCCGGGCCGAGGGCGAGCGCGAGCGCGCCCGCCAGCGCGCTGAGGAGGCGAGCGCCGCCAAGTCGCGCCTGCTGGCGACCGTCAGCCACGAGATCCGCACGCCCCTGTCCGGCATCCTCGGCATGTCGCACCTCATCGGCCAGACGCGGCTGTCGGCCGAGCAGAAGAACTACCTCGCCGGCATCCGCCAGTCCGGCCACGCGCTGGTGCAGCTCGTCGACGACCTCCTCGATTTCTCCACCATCGAGGCCGGCCGCTTCCAGCTCCGCCCCTCGGAGGAGCCGGTGCGCCCGATGCTGGAGAGCGTCGTGGAAATGCTCTCGCCGCGCGCCCATGAAAAGGGCATCGAGATCGGCTCTTTCGTCTCCCCCGACGTGCCGGGCCTGCTCATCTACGATGCGCCGCGCCTTCGCCAGGTGCTCTACAACGTGGTCGGCAATGCCGTGAAGTTCACCCATGCCGGCGGCGTCTCGCTAGACACCACGCTGGATCGCGGCGCGGTCGTCGTCCGTGTCACCGATACCGGCCCCGGCATGAGCGTCGAGGAACAGGCCCGCATCTTCGAGGAGTTCGAGCAGACCGGCAGCGCCGCCCAGCGCAGCGGCGGCACGGGGCTCGGCCTTGCCATTTCCGCCCGCATCCTCCGCGAGGCCGGCGGCGCGCTGACGCTGGAAAGCACGCCCGGCAAGGGCAGCACCTTCACCATCCGCATGCCGGTCGACATGCGCACGGCGAAGGCCGCGCGCGGCTCGCGCAAGGGTATCCTCGCCGGCAGCCTCGTCTTCGTGCTCGCCCCCGCGGGACCGGCCTCGGCGGCGCTCGTCCGCACCATCGATGCGCTCGGCGGCGTGTGCCATCTCGCCACCTCGACGGACGAGGCGTTCGACCTTGCCCAGCGCCTTGCCGGCCGCAGGGCGGTGCTCACCGACATCATCGTCGACAACCGCCTTGCCGGCGCCTTCCGCCGCGACTTGGCCGATCTCGGCTTCTTCCGCGACGCCGGCGCCCGCCGCATCTATCTCGTCAACCCGGAAGAGCGCGGCGGACGGGCCATCGGCAACGGCGAGGGCTTCGATTCCTGGCTCATCCGGCCGCTGCGCGAGCGCTCGCTCGTCGAGGTCCTGCGCGGCCGCATGAAGGGCATCGAGGTTCGCGACGCCATCAACGACAACCGCCCGGTCCTCAAGGACCTGCCGCAGCAGGCCGCCGCGCCCGCGGCGGAACCCGTCACGGGGGCCCGCATCCTGCTTGCCGAGGACGACCCGGTGAATGCCATGCTGGTGCGCTCCGTGCTGGAGCGGGCGGGTCATGTCGTGCGCCATGTGCCCGACTATCCGGGGCTTGTCGCCGCGCTGGCCGGCGCCACCGAGGCCGGACCCTTCGCGGCGGACCTCATCGTCACCGATTTCGGCATGCCCGGCGGCGACGGCAGGGAGATGATCGCGCGCATCGTCCAGCGGGACTACGGCAATGCCCCCATGCCGGTCGTGGTGCTGACGGCCGACAGCCGCGCCGGCCTTCGCGAGGAATTGCTGGCCGTCGGCGCCGATGCGGTGCTGGCGAAACCGGCCGATCCGGCGCGGCTCATCGGGGAAATCGCCCGGCTGGTGCGGCGCGCCAGCACATAG
- a CDS encoding GNAT family N-acetyltransferase, which produces MTLDLAQTIAPVEAAQKPAAAIAAGTDVLGRIGNLETRTARSVSEIDAAQAVRYRVFAEEMNARLSPDAVRRKRDFDAWDMVCDHLLVLDTSIEGDAEEQIVGTYRLLRQEVAAVSGGFYSQSEFDVDTLVARHPDKRFMELGRSCVLPAYRTKRTVELLWQGAWAYSLRHGIDVMFGCASFHGTVPEEHALALSFLHHNVLAKDEWHVTARPELFRTMDLMPSEGIDARKALTAMPPLVKGYLRLGAAIGEGAVVDHGFNTTDVLIVLPIGKISGRYLNYYGADAGRFAS; this is translated from the coding sequence ATGACGCTCGATCTCGCCCAGACCATCGCTCCGGTGGAAGCCGCCCAGAAGCCCGCCGCGGCGATCGCCGCGGGAACGGACGTGCTCGGCCGCATCGGCAATCTCGAGACGCGCACCGCCCGCTCCGTCTCGGAGATCGATGCGGCGCAGGCCGTGCGCTACCGCGTCTTTGCCGAGGAGATGAATGCGCGGCTCTCGCCCGACGCCGTGCGCCGCAAGCGGGACTTCGACGCCTGGGACATGGTCTGCGACCACCTTCTCGTGCTCGACACCTCCATCGAGGGCGATGCCGAGGAGCAGATCGTCGGCACCTATCGCCTGCTGCGGCAGGAAGTGGCGGCCGTTTCCGGGGGCTTTTATTCCCAGTCGGAATTCGACGTCGACACGCTGGTCGCCCGTCACCCGGACAAGCGCTTCATGGAGCTCGGCCGCTCCTGCGTGCTGCCGGCCTACCGCACCAAGCGCACGGTCGAGCTGCTCTGGCAGGGCGCCTGGGCCTATTCGCTGAGGCACGGCATCGACGTGATGTTCGGCTGCGCCTCCTTCCACGGCACCGTACCGGAGGAACACGCACTGGCGCTGTCCTTCCTGCACCACAATGTGCTGGCGAAGGACGAATGGCACGTTACGGCCCGCCCGGAACTCTTCCGCACCATGGACCTGATGCCGTCCGAGGGCATCGACGCGCGCAAGGCGCTCACCGCCATGCCGCCGCTCGTCAAGGGGTATCTGCGCCTCGGCGCGGCGATCGGCGAGGGCGCCGTCGTCGACCATGGCTTCAACACAACGGACGTGCTGATCGTCCTGCCCATCGGCAAGATTTCCGGCCGCTATCTCAATTATTACGGTGCGGATGCGGGGCGTTTCGCGAGCTAG
- a CDS encoding NADP-dependent malic enzyme encodes MPGTDKTDRQRATVTEKEALDFHSSGRPGKLEITPTKPMATQRDLSLAYSPGVAVPVKAIAADPATAYDYTTRGNMVAVISNGTAILGLGNLGALASKPVMEGKSVLFKRFADVDSIDLEVDTENVDEFINCVRYLGPSFGGINLEDIKAPDCFIIEQRLRELMDIPVFHDDQHGTAIIAAAGLINALALTGRDFKTTKLVCNGAGAAAIACIELIKSMGFAPDNVILCDTKGVIYQGREDGMNQWKSAHAVKTDRRTLAEAMDGADVVFGLSAKGALSEDMIRSMAPRPIIFAMANPDPEITPEEVARIRDDAIVATGRSDYPNQVNNVLGFPYIFRGALDVRASTINDAMKIAAAEALAHLAKEDVPDDVAAAYQGVRPRFGPQYIIPVPFDPRLISAIPVAVAKAAMETGVARKDIPDLDAYARDLRARRDPIASTLQQIYARVRRQPKRVVFAEGEEEQMMRAAVSYANQQLGTAILLGREEHIRETAERAGIDLERPGIELVNARISTRNNVYIDYLYARLQRKGYLFRDAQRLIHNDRNHFAACMVALGDADAMVTGLTRNYSTALEDVRRCIDAKPGHRVIGASLALCRGRAVLVADTAVHDMPSSEELADIAEEAAGLARRLGYEPRVAMLAYSTFGHPSGERSERVREAVKILDRRRVDFEYDGEMAADVALNPRMMEQYPFCRLSAPGNVLVMPAFHSASISTKMLQELGGSTVIGPLLVGLDKSVQIVTMGAKDSDIVNMATLAAYNSGV; translated from the coding sequence ATGCCGGGAACCGACAAGACTGATCGCCAGAGGGCAACCGTCACGGAAAAGGAAGCGCTGGATTTCCATTCGTCCGGGCGGCCCGGCAAGCTGGAGATCACGCCGACCAAGCCGATGGCGACGCAGCGCGACCTCTCGCTCGCCTATTCGCCTGGTGTCGCCGTGCCGGTGAAGGCCATCGCCGCGGACCCGGCGACCGCCTACGACTACACCACGCGCGGCAACATGGTCGCCGTCATCTCCAACGGCACCGCCATCCTCGGCCTCGGCAATCTCGGGGCGCTCGCCTCCAAGCCTGTCATGGAAGGCAAGTCCGTCCTCTTCAAGCGCTTCGCCGACGTCGATTCCATCGACCTCGAAGTCGACACCGAGAATGTCGACGAGTTCATCAACTGCGTGCGCTATCTCGGCCCCTCCTTCGGCGGCATCAATCTCGAAGACATCAAGGCGCCCGACTGCTTCATCATCGAGCAGCGCCTGCGCGAGCTGATGGACATCCCGGTCTTCCACGACGACCAGCACGGCACCGCCATCATCGCCGCCGCCGGCCTCATCAACGCGCTGGCGCTGACCGGCCGCGACTTCAAGACGACGAAGCTCGTCTGCAACGGCGCGGGCGCGGCGGCCATCGCCTGCATCGAGCTGATCAAGTCGATGGGGTTCGCACCCGACAATGTCATCCTCTGCGACACCAAGGGTGTCATCTACCAGGGCCGCGAGGACGGCATGAACCAGTGGAAGTCGGCGCACGCGGTCAAGACCGACCGCCGCACGCTCGCCGAGGCCATGGACGGCGCCGACGTCGTCTTCGGCCTTTCGGCCAAGGGCGCACTTTCGGAGGACATGATCCGCTCCATGGCGCCGCGGCCGATCATCTTCGCCATGGCCAATCCCGACCCGGAGATCACGCCGGAGGAGGTCGCCCGCATCCGTGACGACGCGATCGTGGCGACCGGCCGTTCGGACTATCCGAACCAGGTTAACAACGTCCTCGGCTTCCCCTATATCTTCCGCGGCGCGCTCGACGTGCGCGCCTCCACCATCAACGACGCGATGAAGATCGCCGCCGCCGAGGCGCTGGCGCATCTTGCCAAGGAAGACGTGCCCGATGATGTCGCCGCCGCCTACCAGGGCGTGCGCCCGCGCTTCGGGCCGCAATACATCATCCCCGTGCCCTTCGATCCGCGCCTCATCTCGGCGATCCCCGTCGCCGTCGCCAAGGCGGCGATGGAGACGGGCGTCGCGCGCAAGGACATTCCCGACCTCGACGCCTATGCCCGCGACCTGCGCGCCCGCCGCGACCCGATCGCCTCGACGCTCCAGCAGATCTATGCCCGCGTCCGGCGCCAGCCGAAGCGCGTCGTCTTCGCCGAGGGCGAGGAGGAGCAGATGATGCGCGCGGCCGTCTCCTACGCCAACCAGCAGCTCGGCACCGCCATCCTGCTCGGCCGCGAGGAGCATATCCGCGAAACGGCGGAACGGGCCGGCATCGACCTCGAGCGTCCCGGCATCGAGCTGGTGAATGCCCGCATCTCCACGCGCAACAATGTCTATATCGACTATCTCTATGCCCGCCTGCAGCGGAAGGGCTATCTCTTCCGCGATGCCCAGCGCCTGATCCACAACGACCGCAACCACTTCGCGGCCTGCATGGTGGCACTCGGCGATGCCGATGCGATGGTGACGGGCCTCACCCGCAACTACTCGACGGCACTGGAGGACGTGCGCCGCTGCATCGACGCCAAGCCGGGCCACCGGGTCATCGGCGCGTCGCTGGCGCTCTGCCGCGGCCGCGCCGTGCTCGTCGCCGACACCGCCGTGCACGACATGCCCTCCTCGGAGGAGCTGGCTGACATCGCGGAAGAAGCGGCCGGCCTTGCCCGCCGCCTCGGCTACGAGCCGCGCGTCGCGATGCTCGCCTATTCGACCTTCGGCCATCCCTCTGGCGAACGCTCCGAGCGGGTGCGCGAGGCGGTGAAGATCCTCGACCGCCGCCGCGTCGATTTCGAATATGACGGGGAGATGGCCGCGGACGTGGCGCTCAACCCGCGCATGATGGAGCAATATCCGTTCTGCCGCCTCTCAGCCCCCGGCAATGTGCTGGTCATGCCGGCGTTCCACTCGGCGTCGATCTCGACCAAGATGCTGCAGGAACTCGGCGGCTCGACCGTCATCGGCCCGCTGCTCGTCGGCCTCGACAAGTCGGTGCAGATCGTCACGATGGGCGCCAAGGACAGCGACATCGTCAACATGGCGACGCTGGCGGCGTACAATTCGGGGGTTTAG
- the mutS gene encoding DNA mismatch repair protein MutS, which produces MNDQIARHNDILSTAELASGESRASATPMMEQYIEIKAANPDSMLFYRMGDFYELFFQDAVDASRALGITLTKRGQHMGLDIPMCGVPVHAADDYLQKLIAVGFRVAVCEQVEDPAEARKRGSKSVVRRDVVRLVTPGTLTEEKLLSPSDANYLMAVARIRGGGEPAMALAWIDISTGIFRLSETAQGQLLADILRIDPRELIVPDTLFHDPEFRPVLDVVGRVAVPQPAVLFDSATAEGRIARYFGVSTLDGFGTFSRAELAAASAAISYVEKTQIAERPPLGRPERESSASTLFIDPATRGNLELVRTQSGDRAGTLLKAIDRTVTSGGARLLAERLMSPLTEPEAINARLDSIATLAGRPSFCEDLRRTLKQLPDMPRALSRIALGRGGPRDLGAILQGLSTSADIAQLMVVEDLEGELASARAAIAALPIDLSHRLAVMLADELPLLKRDGGFIREGADGELDEMRALRDQSRRVIAGLQLQYAEETGVKSLKIKHNNVLGYFIEVSAGNAAALTEGDEAKARFIHRQTMAGAMRFTTTVLSELETKIANAADRALAIELAAFDGLVEAVVAEAEAIKAAARALAVVDVSVGLAALAEEQAYCRPVVDNSTMFAIVGGRHPVVEQALRRQQAAAFVANSCDLSPTDGKGHGAIWLLTGPNMGGKSTFLRQNALIAILAQMGAYVPAESAHIGIVDRLFSRVGASDDLARGRSTFMVEMVETAAILNQATERSLVILDEIGRGTATFDGLSIAWAAVEHLHEANRCRGLFATHFHELTVLSEKLARLSNATMRVKEWDGDVIFLHEVGPGAADRSYGIQVARLAGLPPSVVARARDVLAKLEDADRKNPASQLIDDLPLFQVAVRREEAQRSGPSKVEELVKGLNPDDMTPREALDALYVLKKELGKA; this is translated from the coding sequence GTGAACGATCAGATCGCGCGCCACAACGATATCTTGTCGACGGCCGAGCTCGCCAGCGGCGAAAGCCGCGCGTCGGCGACGCCGATGATGGAGCAATATATCGAGATCAAGGCGGCCAACCCCGACAGCATGCTGTTCTACCGCATGGGCGATTTCTACGAGCTGTTCTTCCAGGACGCCGTGGATGCCTCCCGCGCGCTCGGCATCACGCTGACCAAGCGCGGCCAGCATATGGGCCTCGACATTCCGATGTGCGGCGTGCCGGTCCATGCGGCGGACGATTATCTCCAGAAGCTGATCGCCGTCGGCTTCCGCGTCGCCGTCTGCGAGCAGGTGGAAGACCCGGCGGAGGCCAGGAAACGCGGCTCGAAGTCGGTGGTGCGCCGCGATGTCGTGCGCCTCGTCACGCCCGGCACGCTGACCGAGGAAAAGCTGCTCTCGCCGTCCGACGCCAACTACCTGATGGCCGTCGCGCGCATCCGCGGCGGGGGCGAGCCCGCCATGGCGCTCGCCTGGATCGACATTTCCACCGGCATCTTCCGCCTGTCCGAGACGGCGCAGGGCCAGCTCCTCGCCGATATCCTGCGCATCGACCCGCGCGAGCTGATCGTGCCGGACACGCTGTTCCACGATCCCGAATTCCGCCCGGTGCTGGACGTCGTCGGCCGCGTCGCCGTCCCGCAGCCGGCCGTGCTCTTCGACAGCGCGACGGCCGAGGGCCGTATCGCCCGCTATTTCGGCGTCTCGACGCTCGACGGCTTCGGCACCTTCTCGCGCGCCGAACTGGCCGCCGCCTCCGCCGCGATCTCCTATGTCGAGAAGACGCAGATCGCCGAGCGCCCGCCGCTCGGAAGGCCCGAGCGCGAAAGCTCGGCCTCGACGCTCTTCATCGACCCGGCGACGCGCGGCAATCTCGAACTGGTGCGCACCCAGTCCGGCGACCGCGCCGGCACGCTGCTGAAGGCCATCGACCGCACCGTCACCAGCGGCGGCGCGCGCCTGCTGGCCGAACGGCTGATGTCGCCGCTGACCGAGCCGGAAGCCATCAACGCCCGGCTCGACTCGATCGCGACGCTCGCCGGCCGCCCCTCCTTCTGCGAGGACCTGCGCCGGACGCTGAAGCAATTGCCCGACATGCCGCGCGCCCTCTCGCGCATCGCGCTCGGCCGCGGCGGCCCGCGCGACCTCGGCGCGATCCTGCAAGGTCTTTCGACGTCCGCCGATATCGCCCAGTTGATGGTGGTGGAAGACCTCGAAGGCGAGCTTGCGAGCGCGCGGGCCGCCATCGCCGCGCTGCCGATCGACCTGTCGCACCGCCTTGCCGTGATGCTGGCCGACGAACTGCCGCTCTTGAAGCGCGACGGCGGCTTCATCCGCGAAGGGGCGGATGGCGAGCTGGACGAGATGCGCGCGCTGCGCGACCAGTCGCGCCGTGTCATCGCCGGCCTGCAACTGCAATATGCCGAGGAGACCGGCGTCAAGTCGCTGAAGATCAAGCACAACAACGTGCTCGGCTATTTCATCGAGGTCTCCGCCGGCAATGCCGCGGCGCTGACAGAGGGCGACGAGGCCAAGGCCCGCTTCATCCACCGCCAGACCATGGCGGGCGCGATGCGCTTCACGACGACGGTGCTCTCCGAGCTCGAAACCAAGATCGCCAACGCCGCCGACCGGGCGCTCGCCATCGAGCTTGCGGCCTTCGACGGGCTGGTCGAGGCGGTCGTGGCGGAGGCCGAGGCCATCAAGGCGGCGGCTCGCGCACTTGCCGTCGTCGACGTGTCGGTCGGCCTTGCGGCGCTTGCCGAGGAACAGGCCTATTGCCGGCCGGTGGTCGACAATTCCACCATGTTCGCCATCGTCGGCGGCCGTCATCCTGTCGTGGAGCAGGCGCTGCGCCGCCAGCAGGCCGCCGCCTTCGTCGCCAATTCCTGCGACCTCTCGCCGACGGACGGCAAGGGCCACGGCGCGATCTGGCTGCTGACCGGCCCCAACATGGGCGGTAAGTCGACCTTCCTGCGCCAGAACGCCCTCATAGCCATCCTCGCGCAGATGGGCGCCTACGTTCCGGCCGAAAGCGCCCATATCGGCATCGTCGACCGCCTCTTCTCGCGCGTCGGCGCCTCGGACGACCTTGCCCGCGGCCGCTCCACCTTCATGGTGGAGATGGTCGAGACGGCGGCGATCCTCAACCAGGCGACGGAGCGCTCGCTGGTCATCCTCGACGAGATCGGCCGCGGCACCGCCACCTTCGACGGCCTTTCCATCGCCTGGGCCGCCGTCGAGCACCTGCACGAGGCGAACCGCTGCCGCGGTCTCTTCGCCACGCATTTCCACGAGCTGACGGTGCTGTCGGAAAAGCTCGCCCGCCTTTCCAATGCCACGATGCGCGTCAAGGAATGGGACGGCGACGTCATCTTCCTGCACGAGGTCGGCCCCGGCGCGGCGGACCGCTCCTACGGCATCCAGGTGGCGCGCCTTGCGGGCCTGCCGCCCTCGGTCGTGGCGCGGGCGAGGGACGTGCTTGCCAAGCTCGAGGATGCCGACCGCAAGAACCCGGCGAGCCAGCTCATCGACGACCTGCCGCTGTTCCAGGTCGCGGTGCGCCGCGAGGAGGCGCAGCGCAGCGGCCCGTCGAAGGTCGAAGAGCTGGTCAAGGGCCTCAACCCGGATGACATGACGCCGCGCGAGGCGCTCGATGCGCTCTACGTGCTGAAGAAAGAACTTGGCAAAGCCTAG